CAGTGAGTATGAAGAGTTGAACCTACCCTTTTTCTTCTTCCACACCAACCAAACTGGGGagtaaaaacacaaatattttATAACTTAAAGTACAAGTCTGCCTTAATATTCTAGCAGCTACTTATTATGACTTCACCAACAATTACACGCTTAAGCTGCAATTAGAAGCCATCTTTTCTGAGAGCACCAATAAACAACCTGCACACAGTACCTGCACATCTGAACACAACTGTAAATACAGGCACAACATGTATCCCCTTCAGGGGGTATAGCTGTTGTAGCTGCTGTTATGTCAATCTATGATTCACAACTTTGtacatgtgcagtgatctgtTACTATAGATGTGCTGTTCTTACTTGTTATGACAATGGCAACAAGCGCTACAATGGCTACAATGACGACAACACCAACAATCCCACCACCACCGACTTCAGAAGGctctgaaatgaaaacatatgtTGTATTTATACTTTGACAGGAGTTTCAGGTTTTCAACATAGACCATAATGAATGCTGCACTACAATACTATCAGTGTTACTAACATATCAACACAAGATTAACACAATTATAAGTATCCACTCACCTGGACCAAACACCGATCCAACTGGATCACTGACTTTCCCACTAACATAGTTCTTCAGCTTGCAGATGTACTTGTAACTGTTGGTTGATTTGCCAGTGTCGCTCTTAGAGACAATCAGCTGTTTTCCTATGACCTCCCACGCCCCCTCCCCCACTTTCCAGCTGTAGGTGACGGGTTCAGCATCAGTGGTGTCGCCCTCACAGGTCAGAATGCAGATTTTGTCTGTGTTGCAGGTATAAGTGATTGTGGGTTTAGGGACTGCCTCTAAATccaggagaaagaaagaaagcaggGAAAAATGCTTGTGAGGCACTGCATAATCTTCTATTTAatataggcacacacacagaaacacttaCTGATAATGTATACATatgaagtcggaagtgtacatacaccttggccaaatacagtcgaggccaaaagttttgagaatgataaatattatttttcacaaagtctgctgcctcagtttgtatgatggcaatttgcatataatccagaatgttatgaagagtgatcagatggattgcaattaattgcaaagtttttgccatgcaaatgaactgaatccccaaaaacatttccactgcatttcagcagaATGCTTCAGGGCGccaaagaaagtccagcaagcaccaggaccgtctcctaaagctgattcagctgcgggattgggggCACCAACAGTACAGATCTTGCTCAGatatggcagcaggcaggtgtgagtgcatctgcacacacagtgaggcgaagacttttggaggatggcctggtgtcaagaagggcagcaaagaagccacttctctccagaaaAAACATCAGGgtcagactgatattctgcaaaaggtacagggattggactgctgaggactggggtaaagtcattttctctgatgaatcccctttccgattgtttggggcatccggaaaaaagcttgtcaggagaagacaaggtgagcgctaccatcagtcctgtgtcatgccaacagtaaagaatcgtgagaccattcatgtgtggggttgcttctcagccaagggagtgggctcagtCATAAttctgcctaagaacacagccatgaataaagaatggtaccaacgcatcctccgagagcaacttctcccaaccctCCAGGAaaagtttggtgacgaacaatgccttttccagcatgatggagcacaatgccataaggcaaaagtgataactaagaggctcggggaacaaaacatagatacagtgccttgcgaaagtattcggcccccttgaactttgcgaccttttgccacatttcaggcttcaaacataaagatataaaactgtatttttttgtgaagaatcaacaacaagtgggacacaatcatgaagtggaacgacatttattggatatttcaaacttttttaacaaatcaaatactgaaaaattgggcgtgcaaaattattcagcacccttaagttaatactttgtagcgccaccttttgctgtgattacagctgtaagtcgcttggggtatgtctctatcagttttgcacatcgagagactgacattttttcccattcctccttgcaaaacagctcgagctcagtgaggttggatggagagcatttgtgaacagcagttttcagttctttccacagattctcgattggattcaggtctggactttgacttggccattctaacacctggatatgtttatttttgaaccattccattgtagattttgctttatgttttggatcattgtcttgttggaagacaaatctccgtcccagtctcaggtcttttgcagactccatccggttttcttccagaatggtcctgtatttggctccatccatcttcccatcaattttaaccatcttccctgtccctgctgaagaaaagcaggcccaaaccatgatgctgccaccaccatgtttgacagtggggatggtgtgttcagctgtgttgcttttacgccaaacataacgttttgcattgctgccaaaaagttcaattttggtttcatctgaccagagcaccttcttccacatgtttggtgtgtctcccaggtggcttgtggcaaactttaaacaacactttttatggatatctttaagaaatggctttcttgccactcttccataaaggccagatttgtgcaatatatgactgattgttgtcctatggacagagtctcccacctcagctgtagatctctgcagttcatccagagtgatcatgggcctcttggctgcatctctgatcagtcttctccttgtatgagctgaaagttgagggacggccaggtcttggtagatttgcagtggtctgatactccttccatttcaatattaatcgcttgcacagtgctccttgggatgtttaaagcttgggaaatctttttgtatccaaatccggcttgaaacttcttcacaacagtatctcggacctgcctggtgtgctccttgttcttcatgatgctctctgcgcttttaacggacctctgagactatcacagtgcaggtgcatttatacggagacttgattacacacaggtggattgtatttatcatcattagtcatttaggtcaacattggatcattcagagatcctcactgaacttctggagagagtttgctgcactgaaagtaaaggggctgaataattttgcacgcccaatttttcagtttttgatttgttaaaaaagtttgaaatatccaataaatgtcattccacttcatgattgtgtcccacttgttgttgattcttcacaaaaaaatacagttttatatctttatgtttgaagcctgaaatgtggcaaaaggtcgcaaagttcaagggggccgaatactttcgcaaggcactgtattttgggtatatggccaggaaactccccagaccttcaTCCCATTGAGAAGtagtggtcaatcctcaagaggcaggtgtgcaaacaaaaacccacatattctgacaaactccaagcattgatttagcaagaatgggctgccatcagtcaggatgtggcccagaagttaattgacagcatgcccgggcagattgcagaggtcttgaaaaagaagggtcagcaccgcaaatattgactctttgcatcaacttcatgtaattgtcaataaaagcctttgacacttatgaaatgcttgtaattatacttcagtattctatagtaacatctgacaaaaatatctaaagacactgaagcagcaaactttgtggaaattaatatttgtgccaTTCAAAACTTTTGGCAATGACTGTACATTTATACTCAGAttttcccaattcctgacatttaatcctagtaataattccctgtcttaggtcagttaggatcaccactttattttaagaatgtgaaagtcagaataatagtagagagaattatgtatttcagcttttatttctttcattacattcccagtgggtcagaagtttacaaaacactcaattagtatttggtagcattccctttaaaattgtttaacttgggtcaaacatttcggttagccttccacaataagttgagtgaatattggcctattcctcctgacagagctggtggaccgagtcaggtttgtagaccacCTTGCTCACCTTTTCAGTTTTTTCAGTTGTGtcaacaaatgttctataggattgaggtcagtactttgtgatggccactccaataccttgactttgttgtccttaagccatttttccacaattttggaagtatgcttggggtcattgtcaaatttgcgaccaagctttaacttcctgactgatgtcttgagatgttgcttcaacatatccacataattttcctcctcgtgatgccatctattttgtgaagtgcaccaatccccccacaacatgttgctgccacccctgtgcttcacggctgggagggtgttcttcggcttgcaagcctccacctttttcctccaaacataacaatggtcattatggccaaacagttcaattttggtttcatcagaccagaggacatttctccaaaaagtacgatctttgtccccatgtgcagttgcaaaccgtagtctggctttttatggtggttttggagcagtggctccttccttgctgagcggcctttcaggttatgtcaatataggactcgttttactgtggatacatatacttttgtacctgtttcctccagcaacttcacacggTCCTTCGCTGTTGTCCTGGGATTAacttgcactttttgcaccaaagtacgttcatctcgaggtgacagaacgcgtctccttcctgagaggtatgatggctgcgtggtcccatggtttttataactgcgtactattgtttgtacagatgaacgtgtaccatcagacatttggaaattgctcccaaggatgaaccagatgtgtggaggtctacagttttttttcctgaggtcttggatgatttcttttggttttcccatatcatcaagcgaagaggcactgaggttgaaggtaggccttgaaatacatccacaggtacacctccaattgactcaaatgatgtcaattagcccatcagaagcttctaaagccatgaaataattttctggaattttccaaggtgtttaaaagcacagtcaacttaagtgtatgtaaacttctgacccactggaattgtgatacagtgaataataagtgaaataatctgttttgtaaacaattgttggaaaaattacttgtgtcatgcacaaagtagatgtcctaaccgacttgccaaaactatagtttgtgaacaatacatttgtggagtggttgaaaaacaagttaacgactacaacctaagtgtatgtaaacttctgacttcaactgtatgtcctcAAGCACTTTGCTGTTGAACTCCACAGAATAAACCCCAAAGTCTGTTTTCAACATAGAACATTTTGAATTCTGCACTACAACACTAGCAGTGTTACTAACATATCAATACATAAGACTGTAACACGCTTGAGTGTCCACTCACCTGGACCAAACACCTGTCCAATTGGATCACTGACTTCTTCACTAACAGGGTTTTTCATTTTGCAGATGTACTTGGTTGGTTTGCCAGTGTCACTCTTATTGACATTAATCTGTTTGTCTAAGACCTTGGAcaccctctctcccactttccaGCTGTAGGTGACTGGTTCAGCATCAGTGGTGTCAACCtcacaggtcagagtgcaggaggTTTTGTCTGGGTTACAGGAAGAAGTTATGGTGGGTTTGGGGACTGCCTCTGTAAATAGAGGAAAGAAACAGGAATCATGTGGGAAAAAGCTTGTGAGGCACTACAATACATAACCTGCTGTTtctacacaaccacacacaggtacatacacacagatgtacacacaaacacagaaatactTACTGATAACAGATAATGTATATGTCTGGTCAAGCAGTTTGCTGTTGAACTCCACAGAATAAACTCCACTGTCTGTTTTCTTCAATCCACTGATTCTCAGCTCTCCAGAAGTCTGGTCCAGGGTTGTATGGTTTTTGAAGGCAGCATAGATATCCAGACCACCAAAATCCTTGTCCCACTCTGCCACCTTGTTCTTCCCATGCTTCCATAGGATGCTTGTGATGGGGTCAGTCACTGTGGACTTGTCTGGTTTCAACACGAGCTCACCTCCCACTTCATGATAAAGATCATCTAGGAAAGCAGACATTTCATACATGTATCAGAGTATCAATGTATCCAGGGTAACACATTATGGTGAGGGTATAAACATGTAGTCCTAACCCTATTGGCATTGAAAGATACATTATTATCAACCTTTACTGTTTATATCTAGAATTCTGCTTGCTGGGTGTATCTGGTCTATGTAGTCTGAACACCGTGACTagtatgtcccccccccccaccaccaccaccggaGCAGAAATGTATCTAGACTACACTACAGATTTAAAAGTCTTTGTCTATACCCTGCCCACTATTAtatcactagctaggtttccatccaatctgCGACAGATTTTAATGCAAATATTCAAAAATCCACATCAAGAAAATGTGTCCATTTTCCAACCAGCGGTGTGTTTCCACCCAATGTCCATTTTCCAACCAGCGGTGTGTTTCCACCCAATGTCCATTTTCCAACCAGCGGTGTGTTTCCACCCAATGTCCATTTTCCAACCAGCGGTGTGTTTCCACCCAATGTCCATTTTCCAACCAGCGGTGTGTTTCCACCCAATGTCCATTTTCCAACCAGCGGTGTGTTTCCACCCAATGTCCATTTTCCAACCAGCGGTGTGTTTCCACCCAATGTCCATTTTCCAACCAGCGGTGTGTTTCCACCCAATGTACTTGTTGCAGATACAAATCAGTGCGTGAGGATTTTGGATTGGAGTTGTTTAATatgagtttggaaggagagttcacagtctagccagacacctagttatttatagttgtccacatattctaggtcagaaccgtccaggttggtgatgctagtcgggcgggcagtgatcggttgaaaagcatgcatttggttttactagcgtttaagagcagttggaggccacggaaggagtgttgtatggcattgaagcgcgtttggaggttagttagcacagtgtccaaggaagggccagaagtatacaaaatgttgtcgtctgcgtagaggtggatcagggaatcacccacagcaagagcgacatcattgagagatatacacacacacacacacaagtaagaACTCATGTaaagttagaaattgtgctactaatgcgCCTGATGGCTCAAACACATATCGTAAAAGTaatgatgtttttgtttggttagcttttggaaattgtataaataaaacattttccttcttcagaaattccagctaggcaggctaacgctagttagctaaTTCATTTGCTAGCTAATATACAGTATGCTTATATTACTAATTATATAGTTAATGtaagtagacatgcaatcataattgactgtagcgcatTTGAAGTACCCACAAGctaccggtggctgaaaacaTAATCGCGGAACGAAGTAGTGACAAATTTCTTGCCCTGCAAGTGTAGATTCGTCAGACGTcttcagaagtgtccacttaatttgtgGGGAGTGGGTGCAGCGATCCCAATTTAGCAACTTTTTTTTCCCCAAACAGCACCTAGCAACAAATTaactatttttaaaaatgtatttggaacttttagcaacttttgaaaagtgactcaaacgCTAAAATGCAGGCATTTTCCCTTTAAATGACACAAAAACaattttctctgtcacacactcagtcacaacacatGTGCCTGGCTGCAAAAATGCGTTGTGAGTGACGgcagcagcaggcgctcagctcgtgcacaggcagcagcaggccagcagcaaattgcaaatcattgttggctgactgcagcagcagtaATACGGCTTTGACGAGCCAAACCCaatgaatatacactgctcaaaaaaataaagggaacacttaaacaacacaatgtaactccaagtcaatcacacttctgtgaaatcaaactatccacttaggaagcaacactgactgacaatacatttcacatgctgttgtgcaaatggaatagacaacaggtggaaattataggcaattagcaagacacccccaataaaggagtggttctgcaggtggtgaccacagaccacttctcagttcctatgcttcctggctgatgttttggtcacttttgaatgctggcggtgctttcactctagtggtagcatgagacggagtctacaatccacacaagtggctcaggtagtgcagctcatccaggatggcacatcaatgcgagatgtagGCAGTAGgggggcaacaacccagcagcaggatcgctacctctgcctttgtgcaaggaggagcactgccagagccctgcaaaatgacctccagcaggccacaaatgtgcatgtgtctgctcaaacggtcagaaacagactccatgagggtggtatgagggcctgacgtccacaggtgggggttgtgcttacagcccaacaccttgccagagaacaccaagattggcaaattcgccactggcgccctgtgctcttcacagatgaaagcaggttcacactgagcacatgtgacagacgtgacagagtctggagacgccgtggagaacgttctgctgcctgcaacatcctccagcatgaccggtttggctgtgggtcagtcatggtgtagggtggcatttctttggggggccgcacagccttccatgtgctcgccagaggtagcctgactgccattaggtaccgagatgagatcctcagaccccttgtgagaccatatgctggtgcggttggccctgggttcctcctaatgcaagacattgctagacctcatgtggctggagtgtcagcagttcctgcaagaggaaggcattgatactatggactggcccgcccgttccccagacctgaatccaattgagcacatctgggacatcatgtctcgctccatccaccacagactgtccaggagttggcggatgctttagtccaggcctgggagatccctcaggagaccatccgccacctcatcaggagcatgcccaggtgttgtagggaggtcatacaggcacgtggaggacacacacactactgagcctcattttgacttgttttaaggacattacatcaaatttGGAtccgcctgtagtgtggttttccactttaattttgagtgtgactccaaatccagacctccatgggttgattaatttgatttccattgatcatttgtgtgattttgttgtcagcacattcaactatgtaaagaaaaaagtatttaataagaatatttcattcattcagatctaggatgtgttattttagtgttccctttatttttttgagcagtgtagttggtcacgaatgtttgatcttgaacagaacttacaacatcaatcaacatgcCTCAATCAAAAATGTACAGCCAGAAGTAAAGAAAAGAGTGGGAGTCTGTacctgaacaaatgtcaaatcatatttttttgcagagatggccagtcaatttgagtaaCGTTTGTGTATTCTACGTAATGACGCAGTTTTACATTACcacgcaatgacatcacaacgTCATTTAGCAACAAATCAACCTGCCTCTAGCAATGTGATTACAACCCTTTTCCAAAacgtctggtctatatcttatcattaataaatgtgaactcatagctgtcaaagattgtgtgacaccttcatattatggtattccagtaaaagaagaacttacatatttaggcataaccattacaaaggatcagaagtctagaggcttactaaaTGTTAACCCTCTTATTAACAAAACTCAGAAGAaactaaatcaatggctacagagggacttatctttaaaaggtagagtcctaataacaaaggctgaaggtatctctagactaacatacggtgctctatctttatatcttgacagttaaataagcaaggagatagaccagatgcttttcaactttctttggagaaaccgtacctattacattaggaaaactgttgtaatgaacacttatgagaatggtggactgaattttctggactttactaatttaaataatacttttaagatcaattgggtaaaacaattcctaagaagacccacttctatctggaatgttattcctcatcatgtcttctctacttttggtggccttaacttcatgttgttttgcaattataatattgacaaagttccagtgaaactttctgcttttcatcggcagggtttcttgtcatggtccttaatttataaaacacaatttttctccacacagatattatatatggaataatcgggatatattgtataaaaatacctctttgtttttagaatattggttccaaaataatatcctattggtgagccaactggtaaatgtcttttactcagttataaagaattcttatcactttacaaggtccctgtaacacctaaagattttgcaatgttttagatgccattccctcaggtgttgctctgttattcaggaacgtgtcaagacctgaccctcagagcctaccttctattgactcatcagtaggaaagatttgtttctctattggtccattcaacaacagagcgatacgatccttgtttcagcaggatgttgtatctataacttatgtcatgccttattggatcGGAtgtattgataatatctgtttggatgttgccacacacttacctacttgttaacaaaattaaggaagtttcctttaaaattattcataaatattatcctgccaaccactatatgaagaagtttaaggaaaacatcaactcaaattgctcctttgataatgaccacccagaaacagtgctgcatcttttttggcattgtatgcatgtaagaaaactgtggcaagacatcagtaggtttataattgaacacatttatgaagaatTTACagtattgtggagagatgtactgtttggtttctttacatacaatagaaataagctgaaacattatgtaattaatttcattattcttttggccaaatttcatatacacaaatgtaaatttacaaacagaaaaccacattttcgtaccctacaaaaagaaattgaactgtattttaagacggttaaacgctctactaacaaaaaagctgttagaattgtacgtatatgcatgtcccttaaggtccttgtgatATTGTACtccctagctcgattgtccattGTCTGTAATCTATGTATGATTGTGCTCCCTCATGTGCTTTtggtattgatttgttgttaattaatgtaaaaaaaaaaaaaattaaacctgCCTCTAGCAATTTAGCCAGAAAAGTAGTTGGCAAGACTGAGAGGGTGTGTCTTAAGTATTCTATCGCTTCCTGAAGCTTGTGTGTGCGTAGTTAAACGAAATAAGGGTGCGTTCCGACCTTATTTCTCATCGAAACCCACCGACTACGTTTAAAATCTTTCTAACTTTCCATGTTGAAAATCAATATGAAGAGCGTGTTAATGCTGTTGTCCATCCATAATTTCGCTATACAAGTTTGATTTCAGAGTCAACTTACCTCGGGAGACCACCGTTCGCACCAGACAAAGCCAGAAACACAATCTGATGAGCGTTAGTTTAGGCATATGCGCTAGTTAGCTAGCCTACTTCTGATCTTAATTTCCCAAGGCTGTGAAAGTGAAATGTGGTTTAGTTCTTCCCTCTGCATGCGTCGTGACCGCTTAGTTGAAAATAAAGTAACGTTTTCTTGTTCTGTGAATTTTATATAGCGGCTGGAAACCAACTTTAaagtgcattaccgccaccaactggactggagtgtggaccagaGACAGTGAAGGTCTAAATCCTACACAATAATCTCGTCTCCCTAAGGAAACGAAATACATAATTAAATACTACATCCCCTGAAGATTTCCCCAAAAGTTACCTTAATCCTGTCTTACTCCTCAAAACTCAAAGCATTACTCCTCAAATCTAATAACAATCACTCCCTTTCTCGCACATCTTTCTGGCACTGAAATGGAACATCTTCCACTGTCTCCATGTCCTTCTGACATTGATTACACCTCCCAGTCGGATGTTTCCCCACCACTTTCAATGTACTATTTAGCCTTGTGTATCTTGTGTCTCAGCCTTGTGACTAAactttcctcccttctctctcagcctctcaccctGAGGACCTCCCTACCCCCACCTTTTCCTGGATCTTATTCTGGtgtcttccctttctctccttgtTCCTCATCTCTTGCCACTTATTTTTAATCACTGTTCTTATCAATCCCCTGGCTTCTGCTTTACTGATTGACAGTATCATCTCAACATTAGGATGTTTAAGAGCCTGCTTGGCAATAATATACACTTCCTCATTCCCCTCTACTCCCACATGAGCTGGTACCCCCATCTATTTCACCCTATACAAACACTGTAAAACCTCAGACAATACATCCTGTCTGCTCTGAGATACACATGAATTTAAGCTCATCAGTGCTGCACAGGAGTCAGAGCAGATGACTATCCTGTCTGGCCTCACCTCC
This genomic interval from Oncorhynchus clarkii lewisi isolate Uvic-CL-2024 chromosome 18, UVic_Ocla_1.0, whole genome shotgun sequence contains the following:
- the LOC139373051 gene encoding cell adhesion molecule CEACAM1-like; this encodes MPKLTLIRLCFWLCLVRTVVSRDDLYHEVGGELVLKPDKSTVTDPITSILWKHGKNKVAEWDKDFGGLDIYAAFKNHTTLDQTSGELRISGLKKTDSGVYSVEFNSKLLDQTYTLSVIKAVPKPTITSSCNPDKTSCTLTCEVDTTDAEPVTYSWKVGERVSKVLDKQINVNKSDTGKPTKYICKMKNPVSEEVSDPIGQVFGPEAVPKPTITYTCNTDKICILTCEGDTTDAEPVTYSWKVGEGAWEVIGKQLIVSKSDTGKSTNSYKYICKLKNYVSGKVSDPVGSVFGPEPSEVGGGGIVGVVVIVAIVALVAIVITIWLVWKKKKEYPQDTWIDFLRKYCGGMCGVPLTPNTKTGEDGADKAGRGQGNEEANLMELKDHQ